In one Corallococcus sp. EGB genomic region, the following are encoded:
- a CDS encoding sterol desaturase family protein produces the protein MESRPVPRQVQAFREEYRARGIGPGYRGQVHFAFTSLVCLGGIALALSRVAAPRLWELLGVPAVIALANTVEFLGHRGPMHHRTRGLGLMFERHTVQHHRFFTHEAMAYASPRDFKMVLFPPVLLLFFLGAIAAPLGALCFVLISHNAGWLFVATALGYYLAYEWVHFATHLPSSHWSARLPGVAFLRRHHQVHHDPTRMGRHNFNITFPLGDGLFGTRWRAPLDEGQAARRGK, from the coding sequence ATGGAATCGCGCCCCGTCCCCCGCCAGGTCCAGGCCTTCCGTGAGGAGTACCGGGCCCGTGGCATCGGGCCTGGCTACCGGGGGCAGGTCCACTTCGCCTTCACCAGCCTCGTCTGCCTGGGGGGAATCGCCCTGGCGCTGAGCCGGGTGGCGGCCCCCCGCCTCTGGGAACTGCTCGGAGTCCCCGCGGTCATCGCGCTCGCGAACACGGTCGAGTTCCTCGGCCACCGGGGCCCGATGCACCACCGCACCCGGGGCCTGGGCCTGATGTTCGAGAGGCACACCGTCCAGCACCACCGCTTCTTCACCCACGAGGCGATGGCCTACGCGTCCCCCCGGGACTTCAAGATGGTGCTCTTCCCCCCGGTGCTGCTCCTCTTCTTCCTGGGAGCCATCGCCGCCCCCCTGGGCGCGCTTTGCTTCGTGCTCATCTCCCACAACGCGGGCTGGCTCTTCGTCGCCACGGCGCTTGGCTACTACCTCGCATACGAGTGGGTGCACTTCGCCACGCACCTGCCGAGCAGCCATTGGAGCGCCCGGTTGCCTGGCGTCGCCTTCCTCCGGCGCCACCATCAGGTCCACCACGACCCCACCCGAATGGGGCGCCACAACTTCAACATCACGTTTCCGCTCGGAGACGGGCTCTTCGGGACGCGATGGCGCGCCCCGTTGGACGAGGGGCAGGCGGCACGCCGAGGCAAGTGA
- the def gene encoding peptide deformylase — MARDIVIWPHKVLTSPTQPVTDFGPALEALLQEMSEAMAEAKGIGIAANQVGVPLRVAIVGREDGTQFEIVNPQMLSKEGSVKLEEGCLSVPDVWEKCPRVERVKVRYQDKAAQWHELEADGRLAHVLQHEIDHLDGHVFVDHLSSLKRTLILDRMKKLQKSLARRKEEPSEGKGPKRS, encoded by the coding sequence ATGGCTCGCGACATCGTCATCTGGCCCCACAAGGTTCTCACCTCGCCCACCCAACCCGTGACCGACTTTGGCCCGGCGCTCGAAGCGCTCCTCCAGGAGATGTCGGAGGCCATGGCGGAAGCCAAGGGCATCGGCATCGCGGCCAACCAGGTGGGGGTCCCCCTGCGCGTGGCCATCGTCGGCCGCGAGGACGGCACCCAGTTCGAAATCGTGAACCCCCAGATGCTGTCGAAGGAGGGCAGCGTGAAGCTGGAGGAGGGCTGTCTCTCCGTGCCGGACGTCTGGGAGAAGTGCCCCCGCGTCGAGCGCGTGAAGGTCCGCTACCAGGACAAGGCGGCCCAGTGGCACGAACTGGAGGCGGACGGGCGGCTCGCGCACGTGCTCCAGCATGAAATCGACCACCTGGACGGCCACGTCTTCGTGGACCACCTCTCCAGCCTCAAACGCACCCTCATCCTGGACCGCATGAAGAAGCTGCAGAAGTCGCTCGCGCGGCGGAAGGAAGAGCCCTCGGAGGGCAAGGGGCCGAAGCGCTCCTGA
- a CDS encoding nuclear transport factor 2 family protein: protein MHPHSQLITDFYSAFQRRDADGMAACYHPDVEFNDAVFQGLRYAEATSMWRMLLERGKDLELVFSQVDADDRAGRAHWDARYTFSQTGRKVLNRIDASFEFADGKIIRHTDRFPFWTWSRQALGPVGWALGWTPLLHNKVRAQGAAGLRKYMKERGITGP, encoded by the coding sequence ATGCACCCGCACTCCCAGCTCATCACCGACTTCTACTCGGCCTTCCAGCGGCGCGACGCGGACGGCATGGCCGCCTGCTACCACCCGGACGTGGAGTTCAACGACGCCGTGTTCCAGGGGCTGCGCTACGCGGAGGCCACCTCCATGTGGCGCATGCTGCTGGAGCGCGGGAAAGACCTGGAGCTCGTCTTCAGCCAGGTGGATGCCGATGACCGCGCCGGCCGCGCCCACTGGGATGCGCGCTACACCTTCAGCCAGACGGGCCGGAAGGTGCTCAACCGCATCGACGCATCCTTCGAGTTCGCCGACGGGAAGATCATCCGCCACACCGACCGGTTCCCCTTCTGGACCTGGTCGCGGCAGGCGCTGGGGCCTGTGGGCTGGGCGCTCGGGTGGACGCCGCTGCTCCACAACAAGGTGCGCGCCCAGGGCGCCGCGGGCCTGCGCAAGTACATGAAGGAGCGCGGCATCACCGGGCCCTGA
- a CDS encoding DUF2378 family protein, with translation MSEQRKEVTILEPAIAQDLEKRLALTTPDDTARGMFFNGALNAVRILGGDAAVEKCLAAVQEKKFVDFFNYPVSGFLKLSFTGAQLMGPQLGGFDAMLRKMGTQATTDFLSSAAGKTLLLLAGDSPKRLVTNLPTGYRAAVSYGERSVDWSSDRAGRLVMKRDFMPPAYHEGVLQAVIEALGARGVQVKGRQTGPVDTEYALSWQ, from the coding sequence ATGAGTGAGCAGCGCAAGGAAGTCACGATCCTGGAGCCGGCCATCGCGCAGGACCTGGAGAAGCGCCTGGCCCTGACGACCCCTGACGACACGGCCCGAGGCATGTTCTTCAACGGCGCGCTGAACGCGGTGCGCATCCTGGGCGGCGACGCTGCGGTGGAGAAGTGCCTGGCGGCGGTGCAGGAGAAGAAGTTCGTGGACTTCTTCAACTACCCGGTGTCGGGCTTCCTGAAGCTGTCCTTCACGGGAGCGCAGTTGATGGGGCCGCAGCTGGGCGGCTTCGACGCGATGTTGCGCAAGATGGGCACGCAGGCCACCACGGACTTCCTGTCCTCGGCGGCGGGCAAGACGCTGCTGCTGCTCGCGGGGGACAGCCCCAAGCGGCTGGTGACGAACCTGCCCACGGGCTACCGCGCGGCGGTGAGCTACGGCGAGCGCTCCGTGGATTGGTCCAGCGACCGGGCGGGCCGGCTGGTGATGAAGCGCGACTTCATGCCGCCCGCGTACCACGAGGGCGTGCTCCAGGCGGTCATCGAGGCGCTGGGCGCCCGAGGCGTCCAGGTGAAGGGCCGCCAGACGGGCCCGGTGGACACGGAGTACGCGCTGTCCTGGCAGTGA
- a CDS encoding 3-oxoacyl-ACP synthase III family protein, producing MTERVCVVGAGSFVPARTISNERIAKAIPGWSAARIEEKIGIKERRFLWDFDDETGRAIPPPDDVMGHFYPATNTDMCEVSLRQALSRGGVDPKELDALFVVTCTPDAPHFNHDAMALHERLGLREDAFALVVDDGCGGTPYVLDLVRKMMDGGRFRTVAVVASAFTSPLLNREVYTDELPPTPGRPKALNAYLSMYVFGDGAGAVVLRRQEGPEDGPGILSSFSGNAYAELVSRRGGGMLKLPYQPGRTRPSDMAFVVDGFKVARSYPEYMQRCLDAVLTPAVREQVKRYYFHQPNKRVMDAFVNRAGLPKEAVACNVDRIGNTSAAGMLILLADDLEQGRVALGSGDLVVVAAVGANVHYGAQLVRL from the coding sequence ATGACCGAACGGGTATGTGTGGTGGGCGCGGGTTCCTTCGTCCCCGCGCGAACCATCTCCAACGAGCGGATCGCCAAGGCGATCCCCGGTTGGTCGGCAGCCCGCATCGAAGAGAAGATTGGCATCAAGGAGCGCCGGTTCCTCTGGGACTTCGACGACGAGACGGGCCGCGCCATCCCCCCTCCGGACGACGTGATGGGGCACTTCTATCCGGCGACGAACACGGACATGTGCGAGGTGTCGCTGCGCCAGGCCCTGTCGCGCGGCGGCGTGGACCCGAAGGAGCTGGACGCGCTCTTCGTGGTGACGTGCACCCCGGACGCGCCGCACTTCAACCACGACGCCATGGCGCTGCACGAGCGGCTGGGCCTGCGCGAGGACGCCTTCGCGCTGGTGGTGGACGACGGCTGCGGCGGCACGCCCTACGTGCTGGACCTGGTGCGCAAGATGATGGACGGCGGCCGCTTCCGCACGGTGGCGGTGGTGGCCTCGGCGTTCACCTCGCCGCTGCTCAACCGGGAGGTCTACACGGACGAGCTGCCGCCCACGCCGGGCCGCCCCAAGGCGCTCAACGCCTACCTGTCCATGTATGTCTTCGGGGACGGCGCGGGCGCGGTGGTGCTGCGCAGGCAGGAGGGGCCGGAGGACGGCCCGGGCATCCTCTCCTCGTTCTCCGGCAACGCGTACGCGGAGCTGGTGTCACGCCGGGGCGGCGGCATGCTGAAGCTGCCCTACCAGCCAGGTCGCACGCGCCCCTCCGACATGGCCTTCGTGGTGGACGGCTTCAAGGTCGCGCGCAGCTACCCGGAGTACATGCAGAGGTGCCTGGACGCGGTGCTCACGCCCGCCGTGCGGGAGCAGGTCAAGCGCTACTACTTCCACCAGCCCAACAAGCGGGTGATGGACGCGTTCGTGAACCGCGCGGGCCTGCCGAAGGAGGCCGTGGCCTGCAACGTGGACCGGATTGGCAATACTTCCGCGGCCGGGATGTTGATTCTCCTGGCGGACGACCTGGAGCAGGGTCGCGTCGCACTCGGTAGCGGGGATCTCGTGGTGGTAGCGGCTGTCGGGGCCAACGTTCATTATGGGGCCCAGCTCGTGCGCCTGTAG
- a CDS encoding vegetative protein: MAPLSLETELREMVRRELQLQLAPVQKAVARMAHGLDALDDLREMIERLAPLSSRLGAVAGVRTPTLAPEPVRRRPGRPPKAAPAVKAPAAKAAPAAKAAPVAKPAAAPAAKSPGRPPKAAAEEGQACAVIGCKRQSRSKGYCSAHYQKLRLLIRTGRRPEAWVDGAKPQSVPDVTLPRGRAGSQALKEAAKPVPAPAAPPKPKAWVRKKGSGGGMVSLT; this comes from the coding sequence ATGGCCCCACTTTCCCTTGAGACCGAACTGCGCGAGATGGTCCGTCGCGAGTTGCAACTGCAACTGGCTCCCGTTCAGAAGGCCGTCGCCCGGATGGCCCATGGGCTGGATGCCCTGGACGACCTGCGGGAGATGATTGAACGGCTCGCGCCGCTCTCCAGCCGCCTGGGGGCCGTGGCGGGCGTGCGCACGCCCACGCTCGCGCCGGAGCCGGTCCGCCGCCGTCCGGGCCGTCCGCCGAAGGCTGCTCCCGCCGTGAAGGCGCCGGCCGCGAAGGCCGCGCCCGCCGCGAAGGCCGCGCCCGTCGCGAAGCCGGCCGCCGCGCCCGCCGCGAAGTCCCCGGGCCGTCCGCCGAAGGCCGCCGCCGAGGAAGGTCAGGCCTGCGCCGTCATCGGGTGCAAGCGCCAGAGCCGCTCCAAGGGCTACTGCTCTGCGCACTACCAGAAGCTGCGCCTGCTCATCCGCACCGGCCGCCGCCCGGAGGCGTGGGTGGATGGCGCGAAGCCGCAGTCGGTCCCGGACGTCACGCTGCCGCGGGGCCGCGCGGGAAGCCAGGCGCTGAAGGAGGCCGCGAAGCCGGTCCCCGCGCCCGCGGCGCCGCCCAAGCCCAAGGCCTGGGTGCGCAAGAAGGGCTCCGGTGGCGGCATGGTGTCGCTGACCTGA
- a CDS encoding MoxR family ATPase, which yields MTPVPPSVRFRGTDSYLTSEGLQAAVNCALTLERPLLVKGEPGTGKTLLAEAIAQGLGLKLLTWHVKSTTRAQDGLYVYDTVQRLYDSRFGDGDVRDIRKYIRLGPLGEAFASPERVVLLIDEVDKADLEFPNDLLHELDRMRFRISETNDEVVAKHRPVVLITSNNEKELPDAFLRRCVFHFIDFPDRDLMQRIVDVHHPGLDAALADQALKVFYELRAMTRLRKRPSTSELVDWISVLKANGVMELKLDEQLPFLGALLKKEQDLVAVAEAFGRGRRTRA from the coding sequence ATGACTCCGGTTCCCCCTTCCGTTCGCTTCCGCGGCACTGACTCCTACCTCACGAGCGAGGGCCTGCAGGCGGCCGTCAACTGCGCGCTGACGCTCGAGCGGCCGCTGCTGGTCAAGGGCGAGCCCGGCACCGGCAAGACGCTGCTGGCGGAAGCGATTGCCCAGGGTCTGGGATTGAAGCTGCTCACCTGGCACGTGAAGAGCACCACGCGCGCGCAGGATGGCTTGTATGTCTACGACACCGTGCAGCGGCTGTATGACTCGCGCTTCGGGGACGGGGACGTGCGAGACATCCGGAAATACATCCGCCTGGGGCCGCTGGGCGAGGCGTTCGCGTCGCCGGAGCGGGTGGTGTTGCTCATCGACGAGGTGGACAAGGCGGACCTGGAGTTCCCCAACGACCTGCTCCACGAGCTGGACCGGATGCGCTTCCGCATCTCCGAGACGAACGACGAGGTGGTGGCGAAGCACCGCCCCGTGGTGCTCATCACCAGCAACAACGAGAAGGAATTGCCTGACGCGTTCCTGCGCCGGTGCGTGTTCCACTTCATCGACTTCCCGGACCGCGACCTCATGCAGCGCATCGTGGACGTGCACCACCCGGGGCTGGACGCAGCGCTGGCGGACCAGGCGCTGAAGGTCTTCTACGAGCTGCGCGCGATGACACGGCTGCGCAAGCGGCCCTCCACCAGCGAGCTCGTCGACTGGATTTCAGTGCTCAAGGCCAACGGGGTGATGGAGCTGAAGCTGGACGAACAGCTGCCGTTCCTGGGCGCGCTGCTCAAGAAGGAGCAGGACCTGGTGGCGGTGGCGGAAGCCTTCGGACGCGGCCGGCGGACGCGCGCGTAA
- a CDS encoding VWA domain-containing protein, producing MFLPFFYELRRRGVKVGAQEALALAGALKAGLHDSSLDGFYHVARALLVHSEAQLDAFDQAFLAHFQGVASDALKLTEELLSWLEEAKERTDLSPEELALLEQWDPEELRRQLEERLKEQTERHDGGTRWVGTGGASAFGNSGMARQGVRIGGTGGRQGQALWQAGARKYAGYRDDLVLDTRQMAVALRKLRAFAREGVAEELDIEESIAATAKNAGELEVVTRPPRRPNTRVVLCMDVGGSMDPYAHLVSRLFSVASQATHFKELRTYYFHNCVYGKLYATPQLTGGITVPELTAQVGRHHKLVMVGDASMAPYELGIRTDANGQYRQEGLEGLTWLMQLAQHFERNVWLNPEPRGSWRTGTIAVIANVFPMFALTVEGLGEAVNHLTRGKTPRGATARR from the coding sequence ATGTTCCTGCCGTTCTTCTACGAGCTGCGAAGGCGCGGGGTGAAGGTGGGCGCTCAGGAGGCGCTCGCCCTGGCCGGGGCGCTGAAGGCCGGGCTGCATGACAGCAGCCTGGATGGGTTCTACCACGTGGCGCGCGCGCTCCTGGTGCACTCGGAGGCGCAGCTGGATGCCTTTGACCAGGCGTTCCTCGCGCACTTCCAGGGCGTGGCTTCCGACGCGCTGAAGCTCACCGAGGAGCTGCTGTCCTGGCTGGAGGAGGCGAAGGAGCGCACCGACCTGAGCCCGGAGGAGCTGGCGCTCCTGGAGCAGTGGGATCCGGAGGAGCTGCGGCGGCAGCTGGAGGAGCGGCTGAAGGAGCAGACCGAGCGCCACGACGGCGGCACGCGCTGGGTGGGCACGGGCGGCGCGTCTGCCTTTGGCAACAGCGGCATGGCGCGGCAGGGCGTGCGCATTGGCGGCACCGGGGGCCGTCAGGGTCAGGCGTTGTGGCAGGCCGGCGCGCGCAAGTACGCGGGCTACCGCGATGACCTGGTGCTGGACACCCGGCAGATGGCGGTGGCGCTGCGCAAGCTGCGGGCCTTCGCGCGCGAGGGCGTGGCGGAGGAGCTGGACATCGAAGAGAGCATCGCCGCCACCGCGAAGAACGCGGGCGAGCTGGAGGTGGTGACGCGTCCGCCGCGCCGGCCCAACACGCGCGTGGTGTTGTGCATGGACGTGGGCGGATCCATGGATCCCTACGCGCACCTGGTGAGCCGGCTGTTCAGCGTCGCCAGCCAGGCCACGCACTTCAAGGAGCTGCGCACCTACTACTTCCACAACTGCGTCTACGGGAAGCTGTACGCCACGCCGCAGCTGACGGGCGGCATCACCGTGCCGGAGCTCACCGCGCAGGTGGGACGGCATCACAAGCTGGTGATGGTGGGCGATGCGTCCATGGCCCCGTATGAGCTGGGCATCCGCACGGACGCGAATGGCCAGTACCGGCAGGAGGGGCTGGAGGGCCTGACGTGGCTGATGCAACTGGCGCAGCACTTCGAGCGCAACGTGTGGCTCAACCCGGAGCCTCGCGGGTCGTGGCGCACGGGGACCATCGCGGTCATCGCCAATGTATTCCCCATGTTCGCCCTCACCGTGGAGGGGCTGGGTGAGGCGGTGAACCACCTGACCCGAGGGAAGACGCCCCGGGGCGCGACGGCTCGGCGGTAA
- the tkt gene encoding transketolase, translated as MTTEKIDTQAINTIRTLSMDAVEKAHSGHPGAPMALAPVAYQLWQQELRYDPATPNWPDRDRFILSNGHASMLLYSLLHLAGVKRVKDARVLDVPAVSLDDIRNFRQLDSATPGHPEYHWTTGVETTTGPLGAGVSNSVGMAIASKWLGSHFNKPGFDLFTHDVYALCGDGDMMEGVASEAASLAGHLQLPNLCWIYDSNHISIDGSTDLAFTEDVGRRFEGYGWRVLKVTDANDLDALSRAYKSFKDERGKPTLIIVNSFIGYGSPKKQGSASAHGEPLGADEIKATKKAYGWPEDAQFLVPDGVRERFQERLGARGKALHAAWEKSLADYRKQHPELARELDALLKRELPEGWDKELPVFPADPKGMATRESGGKVLNALAKNYPWLVGGSADLNPSTKTYISASTSMKPGEYSGRNIHFGVREHAMGSIVNGLNLSHVRGYGATFLIFSDYERPAMRLSSLMEIPSIHIFTHDSIGLGEDGPTHQPVEQLMSLRAVPGNIVLRPGDANEVTEAWRYIAQQQHHPVVLVLSRQPVPTLDRTKFAPASGVAQGAYTLLEAEGGTPDVILIGTGTEVALVVEAAEKLKAEGVKARVVSMPSWELFEQQPQEYQDRVLPPSVKARVAVEKGAAFGWERWVGHTGSVIGMRSFGASAPIKALQQKFGFTVENVVKEAHATIAKAKKH; from the coding sequence ATGACGACCGAGAAGATCGATACCCAGGCAATCAACACCATCCGCACGCTGTCCATGGACGCGGTGGAGAAGGCTCATTCCGGCCACCCGGGCGCGCCCATGGCGCTGGCGCCCGTGGCCTACCAGCTGTGGCAGCAGGAGCTGAGGTACGACCCGGCCACGCCGAACTGGCCGGACCGCGACCGCTTCATCCTGTCCAACGGCCACGCGTCCATGCTGCTCTACAGCCTGCTGCACCTGGCGGGCGTGAAGCGCGTGAAGGACGCCAGGGTGCTGGACGTGCCGGCCGTGTCCCTGGACGACATCCGCAACTTCCGCCAGCTGGACTCCGCCACGCCGGGCCACCCGGAGTACCACTGGACCACCGGCGTGGAGACCACCACCGGCCCCCTGGGCGCGGGCGTGTCCAACAGCGTGGGCATGGCCATTGCCAGCAAGTGGCTGGGCAGCCACTTCAACAAGCCGGGCTTCGACCTGTTCACCCATGACGTCTACGCCCTCTGCGGCGACGGCGACATGATGGAGGGCGTGGCGTCCGAGGCCGCGTCGCTCGCGGGCCACCTCCAGCTGCCCAACCTGTGCTGGATCTACGACAGCAACCACATCTCCATCGACGGCAGCACCGACCTGGCCTTCACCGAGGACGTGGGCCGCCGCTTCGAGGGCTACGGCTGGCGCGTGCTCAAGGTCACCGACGCCAACGACCTGGACGCGCTGTCCAGGGCCTACAAGTCCTTCAAGGACGAGCGCGGCAAGCCCACGCTGATCATCGTCAACTCGTTCATCGGCTACGGCTCGCCCAAGAAGCAGGGCTCCGCCAGCGCCCACGGCGAGCCCCTGGGCGCGGACGAAATCAAGGCCACCAAGAAGGCCTACGGCTGGCCCGAGGACGCGCAGTTCCTGGTCCCCGACGGCGTGCGCGAGCGCTTCCAGGAGCGCCTGGGCGCTCGCGGCAAGGCGCTGCACGCCGCGTGGGAGAAGTCGCTCGCGGACTACCGCAAGCAGCACCCGGAGCTGGCTCGCGAGCTGGACGCGCTGCTCAAGCGCGAGCTGCCCGAGGGCTGGGACAAGGAGCTGCCGGTGTTCCCCGCGGACCCGAAGGGCATGGCCACGCGTGAGTCCGGCGGCAAGGTGCTCAACGCGCTGGCGAAGAACTACCCGTGGCTGGTGGGCGGCTCCGCGGACCTGAACCCCTCCACGAAGACGTACATCTCCGCGTCCACGTCCATGAAGCCGGGCGAGTACTCGGGGCGCAACATCCACTTCGGCGTGCGCGAGCACGCGATGGGCTCCATCGTCAACGGGCTCAACCTGAGCCACGTGCGCGGCTACGGCGCCACGTTCCTCATCTTCAGTGACTACGAGCGGCCCGCCATGCGCCTGTCGTCGCTGATGGAGATTCCGTCCATCCACATCTTCACGCACGACTCCATTGGCCTGGGCGAGGACGGCCCCACGCACCAGCCGGTGGAGCAGCTGATGTCCCTGCGCGCGGTGCCGGGCAACATCGTGCTGCGCCCCGGCGATGCGAACGAGGTGACCGAGGCGTGGCGCTACATCGCGCAGCAGCAGCACCACCCGGTGGTGCTGGTGCTGTCGCGTCAGCCGGTGCCCACGCTGGACCGCACGAAGTTCGCGCCCGCGTCCGGCGTGGCCCAGGGCGCGTACACGCTGCTGGAGGCGGAGGGCGGCACGCCGGACGTCATCCTCATCGGCACGGGCACGGAGGTGGCGCTGGTGGTGGAGGCCGCGGAGAAGCTCAAGGCCGAGGGCGTGAAGGCGCGCGTGGTGAGCATGCCGTCGTGGGAGCTGTTCGAGCAGCAGCCCCAGGAGTACCAGGACCGCGTGCTGCCCCCGAGCGTGAAGGCGCGCGTCGCGGTGGAGAAGGGCGCGGCGTTCGGCTGGGAGCGCTGGGTGGGCCACACGGGCAGCGTCATCGGCATGCGCAGCTTCGGCGCGTCCGCCCCCATCAAGGCGCTGCAGCAGAAGTTCGGCTTCACCGTGGAGAACGTGGTGAAGGAGGCGCACGCCACCATCGCCAAGGCGAAGAAGCACTGA
- a CDS encoding GNAT family N-acetyltransferase translates to MAPPDLKTVELTPELWPDLEKLFGPNGACGGCWCMFWRIPEGERYDDVRGPEAKRRFKALVASGEARGILAYADGEPVGWATFGPRRSFSRLDRAPSLTCDDADTVTSVPCFFIHRNWRNQGVATALLAAVEAVVRREGPATLEGYPVKPPQGSARVSNAMAYTGTLPFFLKRGYVHVADRPAGKQRVRKALKPARRK, encoded by the coding sequence ATGGCCCCTCCCGACCTGAAGACCGTCGAGCTCACCCCGGAGCTCTGGCCCGACCTCGAGAAGCTCTTCGGACCCAACGGCGCCTGCGGCGGCTGCTGGTGCATGTTCTGGCGCATCCCGGAGGGCGAGCGCTACGACGACGTGCGAGGCCCCGAGGCGAAGCGCCGCTTCAAGGCCCTGGTCGCGAGCGGCGAGGCCAGGGGCATCCTCGCCTACGCGGACGGCGAACCCGTGGGCTGGGCCACCTTCGGCCCGCGCCGCTCCTTCTCGCGCCTGGACCGCGCCCCCAGCCTCACCTGCGATGACGCGGACACCGTCACCTCCGTGCCCTGCTTCTTCATCCACCGGAACTGGCGCAACCAGGGCGTGGCCACCGCGCTGCTCGCCGCCGTGGAGGCCGTGGTGCGCCGCGAGGGCCCCGCCACCCTCGAAGGCTATCCGGTGAAACCGCCCCAGGGCTCGGCGCGCGTCAGCAACGCCATGGCCTACACGGGCACGCTCCCGTTCTTCCTCAAGCGGGGCTACGTCCACGTCGCGGACCGCCCCGCCGGCAAGCAGCGCGTGCGCAAGGCGCTCAAGCCCGCGCGCAGGAAGTGA
- the truB gene encoding tRNA pseudouridine(55) synthase TruB: MTPGLYLTHKPVGATSFTTVRAFQEEAQATRPGRRTALCHGGTLDPFAEGLLLMLVGPATHLFEHLHAAPKVYEARVEWGTETDTGDLHGRPIHQGDAAALTPERLEEALRPFLGWSDQVPPATSAKKLGGEPAYRKAHRGEAVDLPPSRVYLHTARWLSHHLPTASVLEITCRGGYYVRSLARDLGRALGCGAHLSTLKRTAIGPWKDPGHGARIELHGRDLLPWTPSRPLTDQDVGALRQGQSIPATPLQPPDWRLPGGYPEPTGPVRGFHQGKLTFLLTMRDGALWPETELRGGV, from the coding sequence ATGACGCCCGGCCTCTACCTCACGCACAAGCCCGTGGGCGCCACCAGCTTCACCACCGTCCGTGCCTTCCAGGAGGAAGCGCAGGCAACGCGCCCCGGCCGCCGCACGGCGCTGTGCCACGGCGGCACGTTGGATCCGTTCGCGGAAGGACTGCTGCTGATGCTGGTGGGCCCGGCCACGCACCTCTTCGAACACCTGCACGCCGCGCCCAAGGTCTACGAGGCCCGGGTGGAATGGGGCACGGAGACGGACACCGGTGACCTGCACGGCCGTCCGATACATCAGGGAGACGCGGCCGCGCTCACCCCCGAGCGCCTCGAAGAAGCACTGCGCCCCTTCCTCGGCTGGTCGGATCAGGTGCCCCCCGCCACCAGCGCGAAGAAGCTCGGAGGCGAGCCCGCCTACCGCAAGGCCCACCGGGGTGAAGCCGTGGACCTGCCTCCGTCGCGCGTGTACCTGCACACCGCGCGCTGGCTTTCGCACCACCTGCCCACCGCCAGCGTCCTGGAAATCACCTGCCGCGGCGGCTACTACGTCCGCTCCCTGGCCCGCGATTTGGGACGTGCACTCGGCTGCGGCGCGCACCTCTCCACGCTGAAGCGCACGGCCATTGGCCCCTGGAAGGACCCCGGTCACGGCGCGCGCATCGAGCTGCACGGCCGGGACCTGCTCCCCTGGACGCCCTCGCGCCCGCTCACGGATCAAGACGTGGGCGCCCTGCGCCAGGGCCAGTCCATCCCCGCCACGCCGCTCCAGCCCCCGGACTGGCGCCTGCCCGGGGGCTACCCGGAACCCACCGGCCCGGTGCGGGGCTTCCATCAGGGGAAGCTGACCTTCCTGCTCACCATGCGGGACGGAGCCCTCTGGCCCGAGACAGAGCTGCGCGGCGGAGTCTAG